The proteins below are encoded in one region of Candidatus Atribacteria bacterium:
- a CDS encoding DUF2344 domain-containing protein: MRRVLYLEQVIRVKYSKDGPITYISHLNLAQVFTRTLRRADIPVVVSNGFNPRLRISFGPPLPLGISSISEYLDIRIKGEIKVEEFVKRLNLSLPQGLRVLKAKIITPDSNSLVKLIDKASYVLTLKMKKKQFDFTEKKPEDERTELRQKIEKYNKSFLNLEEIIIEKQIKNGSKRIDIKPSILDLKVQNFNYPILKLHLEIRIGQQGNLNPRYVAKAWISEFSDNNDIIRISRDGLYIRGKEVI; this comes from the coding sequence ATAAGGAGAGTTTTATATTTGGAACAAGTAATTAGAGTAAAATATAGTAAGGATGGACCGATTACATATATTTCCCATTTAAACCTGGCGCAGGTTTTTACCCGAACTCTAAGAAGAGCCGATATTCCTGTGGTAGTATCTAACGGTTTCAATCCCCGGCTTAGAATTTCTTTTGGTCCTCCTTTACCTTTGGGTATTAGCAGTATCTCTGAATATTTAGATATTAGAATAAAAGGAGAGATAAAAGTTGAAGAGTTTGTAAAAAGATTAAATCTTTCTTTACCTCAAGGATTAAGGGTACTAAAAGCTAAAATAATCACCCCCGATTCCAATTCTTTAGTCAAGTTAATTGATAAAGCTTCTTACGTTCTTACCCTAAAAATGAAGAAAAAACAATTTGATTTTACAGAAAAAAAGCCAGAAGATGAACGAACGGAGCTTCGGCAAAAAATAGAAAAATATAACAAAAGTTTTTTAAATTTGGAAGAGATTATTATAGAAAAACAGATTAAAAATGGTAGTAAAAGAATAGATATAAAGCCTTCAATTTTAGATCTAAAAGTACAGAATTTTAATTACCCCATTTTAAAGCTTCATTTAGAAATAAGAATAGGGCAGCAGGGAAATTTAAATCCCCGCTATGTCGCAAAAGCCTGGATTTCTGAGTTTTCCGATAATAATGATATCATACGTATCAGCCGTGATGGATTATATATCAGAGGAAAAGAAGTTATTTAG